A single Crateriforma conspicua DNA region contains:
- the rplU gene encoding 50S ribosomal protein L21, which translates to MYAIFTDGGRQYRVEPGMELDVDYREIAEGETLTFDKVLAVGGDDGLKLGAPTVDGAKVTASVLGTHKDKKIYVQKFRRRKNSRRRTGHRQVHTRIKVEEISA; encoded by the coding sequence ATGTACGCCATCTTTACCGACGGCGGCCGTCAATATCGCGTCGAACCCGGCATGGAATTGGACGTCGATTATCGTGAAATTGCCGAAGGCGAAACGCTGACCTTTGACAAGGTGCTGGCCGTCGGCGGTGACGACGGGTTGAAGCTGGGCGCGCCGACGGTCGACGGTGCCAAAGTGACCGCTTCGGTCCTGGGAACGCACAAGGACAAGAAGATCTACGTCCAAAAGTTCCGTCGTCGTAAGAACAGCCGTCGTCGTACCGGCCACCGCCAAGTTCACACGCGGATCAAGGTCGAAGAAATCTCCGCTTGA
- a CDS encoding outer membrane protein assembly factor BamB family protein has product MQKHFRWSSSSLGWVLAILGGLFATDIPATDWLQWRGPTSDNHAQQDWTLPLRWNVQTGQNIQWKTAIDGRGHSTPIVVGDWIYLTTHDPSADVQALVRLDRNTGRILNKWAIHRNVGPIQMHSNNSGASPSPASDGQHVYVSFHNRNAIHVTAVTLQGRQVWQRRVCDFAPQAFEFGYGASPIIEGELLIVAAEFDGDDSGIYALDLDTGKPVWKIERPINLNFASAIVAPIAGERLLVIAGAETMDAYDPVTGQRRWSVPTTTEAICGTIVWDDRRLLISGGNPTPGTWCINAAGEHRELWSNRVMCYEQSLLANNGYVYAVADSGVAYCWRTHDGREMWKERLFGGGISASPLLVGDELLVASERGEVYVLAANPDRFEMRAQNQTGESIFASPVAVDDTLYIRSGIQEDGKRQEYLIAISEKP; this is encoded by the coding sequence ATGCAAAAGCACTTTCGATGGAGCTCATCCTCGCTGGGGTGGGTCCTGGCGATTCTCGGTGGACTGTTCGCGACGGACATTCCGGCGACGGACTGGCTGCAGTGGCGCGGCCCGACCAGCGATAACCACGCGCAACAGGACTGGACCTTGCCACTGCGGTGGAACGTCCAAACGGGCCAGAACATCCAATGGAAGACCGCGATCGACGGACGTGGACACAGCACACCGATTGTTGTCGGCGATTGGATCTATCTGACCACGCATGACCCATCAGCTGATGTCCAGGCCCTGGTTCGGCTGGATCGCAACACGGGCAGAATCCTGAATAAGTGGGCGATCCACCGAAACGTTGGCCCGATCCAAATGCATTCGAACAATTCCGGCGCGTCCCCCAGCCCCGCGTCCGATGGCCAGCACGTCTATGTCAGTTTTCACAACCGCAATGCGATCCACGTCACGGCGGTGACGCTGCAAGGCCGGCAAGTTTGGCAACGCCGGGTCTGCGATTTCGCACCCCAAGCGTTTGAATTCGGCTACGGCGCCAGCCCAATCATCGAAGGCGAACTGTTGATCGTTGCTGCGGAATTCGATGGCGACGACAGCGGCATCTATGCCTTGGACTTGGACACGGGCAAACCGGTCTGGAAAATCGAACGCCCGATCAACCTGAACTTTGCTTCCGCCATCGTCGCACCGATCGCCGGCGAACGTTTGCTGGTCATTGCAGGTGCCGAAACGATGGATGCGTACGATCCGGTCACCGGGCAACGCCGATGGAGTGTCCCGACGACAACCGAAGCGATCTGCGGAACGATCGTTTGGGACGATCGCCGTTTGTTGATCAGTGGCGGCAATCCGACACCGGGGACTTGGTGCATCAATGCCGCCGGCGAACATCGCGAACTGTGGTCCAACCGAGTAATGTGTTACGAACAATCGCTGCTGGCCAACAACGGCTATGTCTATGCCGTCGCTGACAGCGGCGTGGCGTACTGCTGGCGGACCCACGACGGCCGCGAGATGTGGAAAGAACGCCTGTTCGGCGGGGGCATCAGCGCATCGCCATTGCTGGTGGGCGACGAACTGCTGGTGGCCAGCGAACGAGGCGAGGTGTACGTGTTGGCGGCGAATCCAGACCGATTCGAAATGCGTGCCCAGAACCAGACCGGTGAATCGATCTTTGCCAGCCCGGTCGCGGTGGACGACACGCTGTACATCCGCAGCGGGATCCAGGAAGACGGCAAACGCCAAGAATATCTGATCGCGATCAGCGAGAAACCTTAG
- a CDS encoding sodium:solute symporter family protein yields MHQGLPQLIIIICYLSLLLLLGVFSSRLFKGTREDYQVASHSIGPFLLLMSLFGTTMTAFALVGSSGEAFKEGIGVYGMLASSSGIVHSLCFFLIGVKVWKLARRHNYTTQIEYFRDRLDSDFVGLLLFPILVGLIIPYLLVGVISAGSVVQSLTAGLSPEWFPATDASGEINRALHGGIPPWLGSLVICMVVLVYVFFGGMRGTTWANTFQTLVFMVLGVVTFYVIANRLGGQDSFLANLQALGESVPLNKVTRIEMSQTKFFTYLLIPLSVGMFPHLFQHWMTAKSANSFKVPVVCHPLFIMIVWVPCVLVGIWATGNLIPAKPPLPSNPNAILAFLVKTQTGQMLGGLLAAGILAAIMSSLDSQFLCIGTIFSNDVYCHYKGDVSDKEQVFLTRVFIIAIVAVTYLLSLGNPTSVFALGVWCFSGFSALFPIVFAALYWRGLSAAGAISGIFAAIISWCILFWNGLQTPGGLREFHLELPLGDQRYEIMPVVVMVASSLVTMIVVSLVTPKPSDEHLKRFF; encoded by the coding sequence ATGCACCAGGGATTGCCTCAGCTGATCATCATCATCTGCTACCTGAGTCTGCTGTTGTTGCTGGGCGTGTTCTCCAGCCGCCTGTTCAAAGGCACGCGTGAAGATTACCAGGTTGCCAGCCATTCGATCGGCCCTTTCTTGCTGTTGATGAGTCTGTTCGGGACCACGATGACCGCGTTCGCGTTGGTCGGCAGCAGCGGCGAAGCTTTCAAGGAGGGCATCGGCGTTTATGGGATGCTGGCCAGCAGCAGCGGCATCGTTCATTCACTGTGCTTTTTCCTGATCGGGGTGAAAGTTTGGAAACTGGCCCGTCGGCACAACTACACAACCCAGATTGAATACTTTCGCGATCGCTTGGACAGCGATTTCGTCGGCCTGTTGCTGTTCCCGATCTTGGTCGGACTGATCATTCCCTATTTGCTGGTCGGTGTGATCAGCGCCGGTTCGGTGGTCCAATCGCTGACCGCGGGACTTTCGCCCGAATGGTTCCCCGCGACCGATGCGTCGGGCGAAATCAACCGAGCCCTGCATGGCGGGATTCCGCCGTGGCTGGGGTCGCTGGTGATCTGCATGGTCGTGCTGGTTTACGTGTTCTTTGGTGGCATGCGTGGCACCACCTGGGCCAACACCTTTCAAACCCTGGTTTTCATGGTCTTGGGCGTCGTGACGTTTTACGTCATCGCCAACCGACTCGGCGGCCAGGACAGCTTCTTGGCCAACCTGCAAGCCCTGGGCGAATCGGTTCCGCTGAATAAAGTCACGCGGATCGAGATGAGCCAGACGAAGTTTTTCACGTACCTATTGATTCCGCTGTCGGTGGGCATGTTCCCGCACTTGTTTCAACACTGGATGACGGCCAAGAGTGCCAATTCGTTCAAGGTGCCGGTCGTCTGTCACCCGCTGTTCATCATGATCGTTTGGGTGCCCTGCGTCTTGGTCGGAATCTGGGCGACCGGCAATTTGATCCCGGCCAAACCGCCGCTGCCCAGCAACCCGAATGCGATCCTGGCATTCCTGGTGAAAACCCAGACCGGCCAGATGCTTGGCGGTTTGCTGGCGGCGGGAATCCTGGCCGCAATCATGTCCAGTTTGGACAGCCAGTTTTTGTGCATCGGTACGATCTTTAGCAACGACGTGTACTGTCACTACAAGGGCGACGTCAGCGACAAGGAACAAGTGTTCCTGACACGCGTATTCATCATCGCCATTGTTGCGGTGACGTATTTGTTAAGCCTGGGTAATCCGACCAGCGTGTTCGCCCTCGGCGTCTGGTGTTTCAGTGGTTTCAGCGCCCTGTTCCCGATCGTCTTTGCGGCCCTGTACTGGCGTGGTCTGAGCGCCGCGGGAGCCATCAGCGGCATCTTTGCAGCGATCATCAGCTGGTGCATTCTGTTCTGGAACGGCCTGCAAACACCGGGCGGTCTGCGTGAATTTCACCTGGAATTGCCGCTGGGCGACCAGCGGTACGAAATCATGCCGGTCGTCGTGATGGTTGCCAGTTCGCTGGTCACCATGATCGTCGTTTCGTTGGTCACGCCCAAACCATCGGATGAACACCTGAAACGCTTCTTCTGA
- a CDS encoding DUF3311 domain-containing protein, translating to MADSSPQPSGPDSSGTTSKGPWIITALVVLLLIIHQDNWFWDDDTLVFGFMPIGLLYHACISIAASATWFLTTKIAWPLDDAAELTGKADQDGGTH from the coding sequence ATGGCGGATTCTTCCCCTCAGCCTTCGGGCCCGGATTCTTCCGGAACAACATCCAAAGGCCCGTGGATCATCACAGCCCTGGTGGTTTTGCTGTTGATCATCCATCAAGACAACTGGTTTTGGGACGACGACACGTTGGTTTTTGGGTTCATGCCGATCGGATTGCTTTACCACGCCTGTATTTCGATCGCGGCATCGGCGACTTGGTTTTTGACAACCAAGATCGCTTGGCCGCTGGATGATGCGGCTGAACTGACCGGCAAAGCTGATCAAGACGGAGGAACCCACTGA
- a CDS encoding SLC13 family permease, protein MQNWESLLTVAVVIGLMAGLALRVAAAELLALAALAVLVVAGSLVPGAALPTPAEAFQGFGSESLVTIALLFVVVAGLELTGGAELATGWFLNGARKPVDARMRLLVPVAVVSGFLNNTPVVAGMLPVVNDLSKKIGDSSSRFLMPMSYAAILGGMCTLIGTSTNMVIRDLYVGQTGQQLGFFSPAWIGVPATLVGLVYLIFGSRLLPDRKPGVSLADDPQQYTVEMQVERGGNLVGKTIEQAGLRRLPGLYVAEIQRVDEQGESRIVAARPGERLWADDVLILVGALESVVDLKKIRGLITPDDQARKLQVPAWRRTLVEAVVSPRCSSLGKSIRESRFRSRYNAAVVAVARGGKRVEGKLGDIRLEVGDVLLLEASPSFLHRQQTSRDFYLVSQVEQGAVRRPERAWTAITIVLLMVFAAAFTAVPISVAALVAAVATVATRCCRSDEARRSVDWAILIVIGAAIGIGSALEKSGAAKAIADGLLSLAGRHPYYCLAAVYLATMICTEFVTNVAAATLMFYIATQTAANLNVDETPFVIAVMIAASASFLTPFGYQTNAMVYGVGGYRFGDYVRFGLPLTLIVFAVAMVVIPRVFPF, encoded by the coding sequence ATGCAGAATTGGGAATCCCTGTTGACCGTCGCCGTCGTGATCGGCTTGATGGCCGGTTTGGCGCTCCGCGTCGCCGCCGCCGAGTTGTTGGCGTTGGCTGCGTTGGCGGTTCTGGTCGTCGCGGGCAGTTTGGTTCCCGGGGCGGCCCTGCCCACCCCGGCCGAAGCGTTCCAGGGATTCGGCAGTGAAAGTCTGGTCACGATCGCGTTGCTGTTTGTGGTCGTGGCGGGATTGGAACTGACCGGCGGTGCCGAATTGGCGACTGGTTGGTTTTTGAACGGCGCAAGAAAACCCGTCGACGCTCGGATGCGTTTGCTGGTTCCCGTCGCTGTGGTTAGCGGATTTCTGAACAACACGCCGGTGGTTGCCGGCATGCTGCCAGTGGTCAATGACCTTTCGAAGAAGATTGGCGACAGCAGCAGCCGATTTTTGATGCCGATGTCCTACGCCGCGATTCTGGGCGGGATGTGCACGCTGATCGGCACCAGCACCAACATGGTGATCCGCGATTTGTACGTCGGCCAAACCGGACAACAGTTGGGATTCTTTTCGCCCGCTTGGATCGGTGTTCCCGCCACGCTGGTGGGCCTGGTGTACTTGATCTTTGGCAGCCGGCTGTTGCCCGACCGCAAACCCGGCGTCAGCCTGGCCGATGACCCGCAGCAATACACCGTCGAAATGCAGGTTGAACGCGGCGGCAACTTGGTCGGCAAAACGATTGAACAGGCTGGATTGCGTCGGCTGCCCGGTTTGTATGTCGCGGAAATTCAGCGTGTCGATGAACAGGGCGAAAGCCGGATCGTCGCCGCACGGCCCGGCGAACGGTTGTGGGCCGACGATGTTTTGATTCTGGTCGGTGCGTTGGAAAGCGTTGTCGACCTGAAAAAAATCCGCGGTTTGATCACGCCCGATGACCAGGCCCGCAAGCTACAGGTTCCCGCTTGGCGGCGGACCTTGGTCGAAGCGGTCGTCAGTCCGCGTTGCAGTTCGCTGGGCAAATCGATTCGCGAAAGTCGTTTTCGATCGCGTTACAACGCTGCCGTGGTCGCCGTCGCACGGGGCGGGAAACGGGTGGAAGGCAAACTGGGGGATATCCGCTTGGAAGTCGGCGACGTGCTGTTGCTGGAAGCTTCGCCGTCGTTTCTGCATCGCCAACAGACTTCACGCGATTTTTATTTGGTCAGCCAGGTCGAACAGGGGGCCGTCCGGCGACCGGAACGTGCTTGGACCGCGATCACGATCGTCTTGTTGATGGTGTTTGCCGCCGCATTCACCGCGGTCCCGATTTCGGTGGCGGCTTTGGTGGCCGCGGTGGCCACCGTTGCCACGCGATGCTGTCGATCTGACGAGGCCCGCCGCAGCGTGGATTGGGCCATCCTGATTGTAATCGGCGCGGCCATCGGTATCGGATCAGCCCTGGAAAAAAGCGGGGCGGCCAAGGCGATCGCCGACGGCTTGCTGTCGTTAGCCGGCCGGCACCCTTACTATTGCTTGGCTGCGGTCTACTTGGCCACGATGATCTGCACCGAATTTGTGACCAATGTCGCCGCAGCCACGCTGATGTTTTATATCGCCACGCAAACGGCCGCGAACCTGAACGTCGACGAAACACCCTTTGTGATTGCCGTGATGATCGCCGCTTCGGCCAGCTTCCTGACCCCATTCGGTTATCAAACCAATGCGATGGTTTATGGCGTGGGCGGGTATCGGTTCGGCGACTACGTGCGGTTCGGTTTGCCGTTGACCCTGATCGTCTTTGCCGTTGCGATGGTGGTGATCCCCCGCGTGTTTCCGTTCTGA
- the hrpA gene encoding ATP-dependent RNA helicase HrpA: MTFKPESPKLGAAKTAEPNDDAPEVRRDLGSIRLETPDELPIAQYRGQIIELLQSRQVIVVCGETGSGKSTQLPKFCVEAGLGQRGRIGHTQPRRLAARSIADRLSEELGAQIGKQVGYQIRFGDKTSDETIIKLMTDGILLAETQSDRQLRQYEAIIIDEAHERSLNIDFLLGYLRRLIDRRDDLKLIITSATIDADRFAQHFADADGPAPILNVQGRGYPVEIRYLPWEQVNEDDANQDLGQHVIAALEMLSRSGGGDTLVFLPTERDIREVSHQVAGHYRRLGLAQRYDLLPLYARLPAAQQQQIFHPSGAKRRVIFATNVAESSLTVPGIHFVIDSGTARISRYSQRTKVQRLPIEPISRASADQRAGRCGRIGPGICIRLYSEDDYDNRDAFTTPEIRRTNLASVVLKTKTLRLGNLEDFPLLDPPRPDAIRQGIRTLQELNAIDSSQELTDIGWELGRMPVDPRVGRILLAATQSSVLPEVLPIVAAMEIQDPRERPPEKRQAADECHAQFADPQSDFLADLRLWKQFGQWRDDLSRNQLQRTLRKNFLSPSRMREWADVYRQLREMALTLQKRQSNRSSVGKIRWDDHPDRVIDEDRSVGVHQTLLSGLLSGVAKVGDKNEYTGAGNLKLFLWPGSHVFDAKPKWIMAAELVETSRQYARMVARIQPGWIEQVGAHLLKHSYSDPHWSQKSNGAFCYQQSTLFGLPIVVRRRVPLPPIDRSTARDLLIRNGLVDGELTTNASFVRHNRRLCDAIEVLAAKTRRRDLVVDPFAVQSFYARVLPDDVCDRGRLEKHDRLMVPPQWASQLKNSEDVSRWLQQEPPADPDHETVQQCPTPYMRVSDLVQSESELITQQDFPDQLQVGATTLPLTYRFLPGDQRDGVAVRVHQDALPQISDDRLGWLVPGLLQPKLIAMIKSLPKRIRRNLVPAADIAKQVADELMPVYGQTPFMTAVCQAFSQHAEMPVQPTDFQAEKLDGYLDFLVEVVDDDGKPIASDRSADRLQRQISPRAASPQAAVESEQESDWSRKSMTVFDIEQLPVEVIRRRGGVHVAQYPAVVDRGDHAATGVYPDRQTAMRQHAGGLVRLYALAERKEIRSQVRWLPALEDAKLRLGSLISADQMESQLTDLIARVAFVESQPEIRSQAEFEARRRDRGERIGRATQQVAPWLATLSEAYFEIRRELESAPTNQQAMLDDVRDQLRWLAPERFMAIIPWAHLQHYPRYFRAIAYRIDKNRSGAAARDDEGRKIVSDLWDRWLQTLPPEHQQADLHVDNEFRWMIEELRVSLFAQPLGTATKISPQRCDKWLRKTSA, encoded by the coding sequence GTGACGTTCAAACCCGAAAGCCCCAAGCTGGGCGCCGCAAAGACCGCGGAACCGAATGACGATGCGCCCGAGGTCCGTCGCGATCTGGGATCGATCCGTCTGGAAACGCCCGATGAATTGCCCATCGCGCAGTATCGCGGGCAGATCATCGAACTATTGCAGTCACGACAGGTCATCGTGGTCTGTGGAGAAACGGGCAGCGGGAAATCGACCCAGTTGCCCAAGTTTTGTGTCGAAGCCGGGCTCGGACAACGAGGACGCATCGGCCATACCCAACCACGACGGCTGGCGGCACGCAGCATCGCCGACCGTCTGAGCGAAGAATTGGGGGCCCAGATTGGCAAGCAAGTGGGCTATCAGATCCGGTTCGGCGACAAAACCTCCGACGAAACCATCATCAAGCTGATGACCGATGGGATCTTGTTGGCGGAAACGCAATCCGACCGACAGTTACGTCAATACGAAGCGATCATCATCGACGAGGCACACGAGCGGTCGCTGAACATCGATTTTTTGTTGGGGTACCTGCGTCGGCTGATCGACCGACGCGATGATTTGAAACTGATCATTACCTCGGCAACCATCGACGCGGATCGATTCGCCCAACACTTCGCCGACGCCGATGGTCCGGCGCCGATTCTGAACGTCCAAGGTCGCGGCTATCCCGTCGAAATTCGCTACCTGCCTTGGGAACAGGTGAATGAGGACGACGCCAACCAAGATCTGGGGCAACATGTCATCGCAGCGCTGGAAATGCTATCTCGCTCCGGTGGCGGTGACACGCTGGTGTTTTTGCCGACCGAACGAGACATCCGCGAAGTGTCGCACCAAGTCGCCGGACACTATCGTCGTTTGGGACTGGCCCAGCGGTATGACCTATTGCCGCTGTATGCCCGACTGCCCGCCGCACAGCAACAACAGATCTTTCACCCCTCCGGTGCAAAGCGTCGTGTGATCTTCGCGACCAATGTCGCCGAGTCGTCGTTGACTGTGCCGGGCATCCACTTTGTCATCGATTCGGGGACCGCTCGGATCAGCCGCTACAGCCAGCGGACCAAGGTCCAGCGATTGCCGATCGAACCGATCAGCCGTGCCAGCGCCGATCAACGGGCCGGTCGTTGTGGCCGGATCGGTCCGGGGATCTGCATTCGGCTGTACAGCGAAGACGACTATGACAACCGTGATGCGTTCACGACCCCGGAAATTCGACGAACCAATCTGGCGTCGGTCGTTCTGAAAACCAAAACGCTGCGACTGGGCAATCTGGAAGACTTTCCGCTGTTGGACCCGCCCCGTCCCGATGCGATTCGACAGGGCATCCGCACGCTGCAAGAACTCAATGCGATCGATTCATCCCAAGAATTGACCGACATCGGCTGGGAACTGGGACGCATGCCGGTGGACCCTCGCGTCGGACGTATCTTGCTGGCCGCGACCCAATCCAGCGTGTTGCCGGAGGTGTTGCCCATTGTCGCGGCGATGGAAATCCAAGATCCACGCGAACGGCCCCCGGAGAAACGGCAAGCCGCCGACGAGTGCCACGCCCAGTTTGCGGATCCCCAAAGTGATTTCTTGGCCGACCTGCGGCTTTGGAAACAGTTCGGTCAATGGCGCGACGATCTCAGTCGCAACCAGTTGCAACGCACGCTGCGAAAGAACTTTCTGTCGCCGTCTCGGATGCGGGAATGGGCCGACGTGTATCGCCAATTACGCGAAATGGCGTTGACGTTACAGAAACGCCAGAGCAACCGATCGTCGGTCGGCAAGATTCGCTGGGATGACCATCCCGACCGGGTGATCGACGAAGACCGATCCGTCGGTGTGCATCAAACTTTGCTGTCCGGTTTGCTGTCGGGGGTGGCCAAAGTCGGGGACAAGAACGAATACACCGGCGCGGGCAACTTGAAGTTGTTCTTGTGGCCGGGAAGCCATGTCTTTGACGCCAAACCGAAATGGATCATGGCCGCCGAATTGGTGGAAACATCACGGCAATACGCTCGCATGGTCGCACGGATCCAGCCCGGTTGGATCGAACAAGTCGGCGCACACTTGTTGAAACATTCCTACAGCGATCCGCATTGGAGCCAGAAATCAAACGGGGCGTTCTGTTATCAGCAGTCGACGCTGTTCGGATTGCCGATTGTCGTTCGCCGCCGAGTTCCGCTGCCACCGATCGACCGATCCACCGCTCGAGATTTGTTGATCCGCAACGGCTTGGTCGATGGTGAACTGACCACCAATGCATCCTTTGTCCGTCACAACCGACGTTTGTGTGATGCGATCGAGGTGTTGGCTGCCAAAACCCGACGCCGTGATTTGGTCGTCGATCCGTTCGCGGTGCAATCCTTTTATGCCAGGGTTTTGCCGGACGACGTCTGCGACCGCGGGCGTTTGGAGAAGCATGACCGTTTGATGGTGCCGCCGCAGTGGGCGTCGCAGCTGAAGAATTCCGAAGACGTTTCGCGTTGGCTGCAGCAGGAACCACCCGCTGATCCGGATCACGAAACGGTGCAGCAGTGTCCGACGCCGTACATGCGGGTCAGCGACCTGGTCCAAAGCGAAAGCGAATTGATCACTCAGCAAGACTTTCCCGATCAATTGCAAGTGGGTGCCACCACGTTGCCGTTGACCTATCGATTCTTGCCCGGTGATCAGCGGGACGGCGTCGCGGTGCGGGTTCATCAAGACGCCCTGCCCCAGATCAGCGACGACCGTTTGGGATGGCTCGTCCCCGGCTTGTTGCAACCCAAGTTGATCGCGATGATCAAATCTCTTCCCAAACGCATTCGACGAAACTTGGTGCCCGCCGCCGATATCGCCAAACAGGTCGCCGACGAATTGATGCCGGTGTATGGCCAAACGCCATTCATGACGGCGGTTTGCCAAGCGTTTTCACAGCACGCCGAAATGCCGGTCCAGCCCACTGATTTCCAGGCCGAAAAGCTGGACGGCTATCTGGATTTTTTGGTCGAAGTCGTCGATGACGATGGCAAACCGATCGCCTCCGACCGCAGCGCCGATCGGCTGCAACGTCAAATTTCGCCTCGCGCCGCGTCGCCACAAGCGGCCGTGGAATCCGAACAGGAATCGGATTGGTCGCGGAAATCGATGACCGTCTTTGACATTGAACAGTTGCCCGTCGAAGTCATTCGGCGGCGCGGTGGCGTGCATGTGGCGCAGTATCCGGCCGTCGTGGATCGTGGTGATCATGCCGCCACCGGCGTTTACCCCGATCGGCAAACCGCGATGCGGCAACACGCCGGTGGGTTGGTGCGTCTGTATGCCTTGGCCGAAAGAAAGGAAATCCGCAGCCAGGTGCGGTGGTTGCCCGCACTGGAAGACGCCAAGCTGCGATTGGGTTCGCTGATTTCCGCCGACCAGATGGAATCGCAATTAACAGACCTGATCGCCCGAGTCGCTTTTGTTGAAAGCCAGCCCGAAATCCGCAGCCAAGCCGAATTTGAAGCCAGACGTCGTGATCGTGGCGAACGCATCGGTCGCGCCACCCAACAAGTCGCGCCCTGGCTTGCCACGCTGTCGGAAGCCTATTTCGAAATCCGGCGTGAATTGGAATCAGCACCAACCAACCAGCAAGCGATGCTGGACGACGTTCGCGATCAGTTACGCTGGCTTGCACCGGAGCGATTCATGGCCATCATTCCTTGGGCACATCTGCAGCACTATCCACGATATTTTCGTGCGATCGCTTATCGAATCGACAAGAACCGAAGTGGTGCGGCCGCCCGCGACGACGAAGGGCGAAAGATCGTCAGTGACTTGTGGGATCGATGGTTGCAAACCCTGCCGCCGGAACACCAGCAGGCCGACTTGCACGTCGACAATGAATTTCGCTGGATGATCGAAGAACTGCGGGTCAGTCTGTTCGCACAACCGCTTGGCACCGCGACCAAAATTTCGCCGCAGCGGTGTGACAAGTGGCTTCGCAAGACATCCGCCTAG
- a CDS encoding DUF1559 domain-containing protein, with amino-acid sequence MKNARKAFTLIELLVVIAIIGVLVALLSPAIQSAREAARLVQCQNHLKQIVLAGHNYQSQFRYLPGYAGERPPYFVDYQDRHRYNPDLDGANWISQSLPSLEQNHLFELTGDLNTRPIDRPDAQIIDSVQIAVETLHCPSRRSATAYPLDPRYQQRFGPAAARNDYAMCGGAADADGESEKLIDNIRVGVWTLGKRTRFRDVLDGLSQTYYAGEKAMDLLEYHSGIDFGDRSPMVGWNQMRTSAHSYVRYAARQPVRDKPDNCLSCHDFGSAHPAGWNAAFADGSVRLISYSRDLEIHRAMASIAAGEIQSND; translated from the coding sequence ATGAAAAACGCTCGCAAAGCATTCACGCTGATCGAATTGCTGGTTGTGATCGCCATCATTGGTGTGCTTGTCGCCTTGCTGTCACCCGCCATCCAGTCGGCCCGCGAGGCGGCGCGACTGGTCCAGTGCCAAAACCATCTGAAACAGATCGTCCTGGCCGGGCATAACTACCAGTCACAATTTCGCTATCTGCCGGGCTATGCAGGAGAACGCCCCCCGTACTTCGTCGATTATCAGGACCGACACCGGTACAACCCGGATTTGGATGGTGCCAACTGGATCAGCCAATCGTTGCCTTCGTTGGAACAGAATCACTTGTTCGAATTGACGGGCGATCTAAACACGCGTCCCATCGACCGTCCGGATGCCCAAATCATTGATTCGGTCCAGATCGCAGTCGAAACGCTGCACTGTCCCAGTCGGCGATCGGCGACCGCCTATCCGTTGGACCCCCGATATCAACAACGTTTCGGTCCCGCCGCGGCGAGAAACGATTACGCCATGTGTGGGGGCGCCGCAGACGCCGACGGGGAATCCGAGAAGCTAATCGACAACATTCGGGTCGGTGTTTGGACTTTGGGCAAGCGGACGCGTTTCCGAGACGTCTTGGACGGCCTAAGCCAGACGTACTACGCGGGCGAAAAGGCGATGGATCTGTTGGAGTATCACAGCGGAATCGATTTCGGTGATCGATCCCCGATGGTCGGCTGGAACCAGATGCGGACCTCGGCACACTCGTACGTTCGGTACGCCGCCCGCCAACCCGTCCGTGACAAACCCGACAACTGTCTTTCCTGTCATGATTTCGGCAGCGCGCATCCCGCCGGTTGGAATGCGGCCTTTGCCGATGGGTCGGTCCGTTTGATCAGTTATTCACGGGACCTGGAGATCCACCGGGCCATGGCTTCGATCGCCGCGGGCGAGATTCAGTCCAACGACTGA